Proteins co-encoded in one Syntrophorhabdaceae bacterium genomic window:
- the mrdA gene encoding penicillin-binding protein 2, with the protein MKEETPLNKYKWCNLVLVITMTVLMIRLWDLQIMKGSEMRKLSEQNRIRIKKIAAPRGIIYDRTGKVIADTRPSFNIYVTPEDIKDFSQTIDGLAGLIGWSRDDVIDKLKAASGMPPSFPVKIKSDIPMDEVAKIEANRVYIPGVSIQIEPKRNYVYGKSFAHVIGYVSEISDEELTNKNEYKNYSPGDYIGKYGLEKTYEKYLRGIDGEKRVEVDAMGREVRTLDVVEPIAGNSLYLNIDLALQLVADHALENKRGAAVALDPKTGGVIVLASRPGFDPNQFTSGISKEDWKAIVTDKAHPLQNRAIQAGYPPGSTFKVLMAIAALEAGVINETTTFVCRGGFPFGKRVFRCWQPKGHGSIALRRAIVESCDVFFYNVGLKLGVDRIHDMADAIGLGKVTGIDLPAEQKGVIPSTQWKQQRFGEPWYEGETVSVSIGQGAVWLTPIQLAQLSSFVANDGKNFKPQIVNRIVSTTGQVVKSFTPVLNADIKLKPDTLRIVKDGMRGVVNEPSGTAYSSRVANVPMSGKTGTAQAGSMDKGAHLGDHAWFIAYAPSDDPSLAMSVLVEFGGHGGSQSAPIAKAITENLFKTKTEIKEAKVHENR; encoded by the coding sequence ATGAAGGAAGAAACCCCCTTAAACAAATATAAGTGGTGTAACCTTGTCCTTGTCATCACCATGACGGTACTCATGATCCGCCTCTGGGACCTGCAGATCATGAAAGGATCGGAGATGCGGAAACTCTCGGAGCAGAATCGTATCCGGATAAAGAAGATAGCCGCTCCGCGTGGGATCATATACGACCGGACCGGGAAGGTCATCGCCGATACCCGTCCTTCTTTCAATATTTATGTGACGCCAGAAGACATAAAGGACTTCAGCCAGACCATCGACGGTCTCGCAGGGCTCATAGGATGGAGTCGGGATGATGTTATCGACAAACTGAAAGCGGCGAGCGGAATGCCTCCTTCATTTCCCGTGAAAATAAAATCGGACATCCCCATGGATGAGGTCGCCAAGATCGAGGCGAACAGGGTCTACATTCCGGGCGTGAGCATTCAGATTGAGCCTAAGCGAAACTACGTGTACGGGAAATCCTTTGCACATGTCATCGGCTATGTCTCAGAAATAAGCGATGAAGAATTAACCAACAAGAACGAATATAAGAATTACTCGCCGGGCGATTATATAGGAAAGTATGGCCTGGAAAAGACCTACGAAAAGTATCTGAGAGGCATAGACGGGGAAAAACGCGTGGAAGTGGACGCCATGGGAAGGGAAGTGAGGACCCTTGACGTGGTCGAACCCATCGCTGGCAACAGTCTCTATTTGAACATCGACCTTGCCCTGCAACTCGTTGCCGACCACGCCCTGGAGAACAAACGAGGTGCTGCGGTGGCGCTCGACCCGAAAACGGGCGGTGTGATCGTACTCGCGAGCAGGCCCGGCTTTGATCCCAATCAGTTCACTTCGGGCATTTCCAAGGAAGACTGGAAGGCTATCGTTACCGACAAGGCGCATCCCTTACAGAACCGGGCAATTCAGGCGGGTTATCCGCCCGGTTCCACCTTCAAGGTACTCATGGCGATAGCGGCCCTGGAGGCAGGCGTTATCAACGAAACCACTACCTTCGTCTGTCGTGGAGGGTTCCCGTTTGGAAAGCGGGTCTTCAGATGCTGGCAGCCCAAGGGTCACGGAAGCATTGCGCTACGCAGGGCCATCGTGGAATCCTGTGACGTGTTCTTCTACAATGTGGGCCTCAAGCTCGGTGTCGACAGGATTCACGACATGGCTGACGCTATCGGTCTCGGCAAAGTAACCGGCATTGACCTGCCTGCCGAGCAAAAAGGGGTGATCCCGTCCACACAGTGGAAGCAGCAGAGGTTCGGCGAGCCCTGGTATGAAGGGGAAACGGTCTCCGTATCCATCGGCCAGGGCGCGGTATGGTTGACTCCCATACAGCTCGCCCAGTTATCCTCCTTCGTTGCCAACGACGGAAAGAACTTCAAGCCGCAAATCGTCAATCGTATCGTATCCACGACAGGCCAAGTGGTCAAATCTTTTACACCGGTCCTTAACGCAGACATCAAGCTGAAACCTGATACGCTGAGGATCGTAAAGGACGGCATGCGGGGGGTTGTGAATGAGCCGAGCGGCACCGCCTACAGTTCGCGGGTGGCCAATGTGCCCATGAGCGGCAAAACGGGGACGGCGCAGGCAGGATCCATGGATAAAGGGGCCCATCTCGGCGACCACGCATGGTTCATCGCCTACGCCCCTTCAGACGATCCTTCTCTTGCCATGTCTGTGCTCGTGGAGTTCGGCGGACACGGTGGCTCCCAGTCGGCCCCCATCGCCAAAGCCATAACGGAGAACCTCTTTAAGACAAAGACCGAGATAAAGGAAGCAAAGGTACATGAGAATCGATAG
- the rodA gene encoding rod shape-determining protein RodA: MRIDRRRLYHLDWYLIICGLMLFGIGTMNLVSATSSFYSGSYIYIMKQLVAFIAGVALIFIITYYDYRVIASQAKWFYAGGILFVILVLIIGLAAGGAKRWISFFGISFQPSEFMKPILVILLAQMLYEKKRQNTSLGLRDIVKPLLWTIVPVAFVVLQPDLGTGIIMLLSCFAILWFVGLKKSTYAVLFTVGAISPFLSWRYLMKPYQKMRVLSFINVDADPAGFGYHAKQAMIAVGSGKFFGKGFMQGTQHKLQFIPEHHTDFIFTVFGEEWGFIGSVVLFGLFIAFIRRCLKVAMNAHDELGSLMAFGVASIIYFQFTINVLMAIHLAPVVGIPLPFISYGGSSLVSTLACVGILLNINTRRYMF; encoded by the coding sequence ATGAGAATCGATAGACGAAGACTTTATCACCTGGATTGGTACCTCATTATATGCGGTCTCATGCTTTTCGGGATCGGCACCATGAACCTCGTGAGCGCAACAAGCTCTTTCTACAGCGGTTCCTACATCTACATCATGAAACAGCTCGTCGCCTTTATCGCAGGTGTGGCGCTCATTTTCATCATCACCTATTATGACTACCGGGTGATAGCATCCCAGGCCAAGTGGTTCTATGCGGGAGGGATCTTATTCGTTATCCTCGTTCTCATCATCGGATTGGCAGCCGGCGGGGCCAAGCGCTGGATCAGCTTCTTCGGCATCAGCTTCCAGCCTTCGGAATTCATGAAACCTATCCTTGTCATCTTACTCGCCCAGATGCTCTACGAGAAGAAGAGACAGAATACCTCGCTCGGCTTGAGGGACATCGTGAAGCCACTCCTTTGGACCATTGTCCCCGTCGCCTTCGTTGTTCTGCAGCCAGACCTCGGTACGGGCATCATCATGCTCCTCTCCTGTTTTGCAATCCTCTGGTTCGTCGGACTCAAGAAATCGACCTACGCGGTTCTCTTCACCGTGGGCGCCATCTCGCCGTTTCTCTCCTGGCGGTATCTCATGAAGCCGTATCAGAAAATGAGGGTTTTGAGTTTCATCAACGTTGACGCTGATCCGGCCGGATTCGGTTACCACGCCAAGCAGGCAATGATCGCAGTGGGTTCAGGGAAGTTCTTCGGAAAAGGGTTCATGCAGGGAACCCAACACAAGCTGCAGTTCATCCCGGAACACCACACTGACTTCATATTCACGGTCTTCGGTGAAGAGTGGGGCTTTATCGGAAGCGTGGTACTCTTCGGGCTTTTTATCGCCTTTATCCGCCGTTGTCTCAAGGTAGCTATGAATGCCCACGATGAACTCGGTTCGCTTATGGCTTTCGGCGTGGCCTCTATCATATATTTTCAGTTTACCATTAATGTGCTCATGGCAATACACCTTGCGCCCGTGGTCGGCATCCCCCTGCCCTTCATCAGCTACGGCGGGTCCTCGCTCGTCTCCACCCTCGCCTGTGTGGGCATTCTCTTGAACATCAACACGCGGCGGTACATGTTCTGA